Proteins encoded together in one Caldicellulosiruptor saccharolyticus DSM 8903 window:
- a CDS encoding HDOD domain-containing protein, with product MSKSILFVDDEINILKALNRAFLDEDYELFFAQNAEEALKIMEENYINLIVADMRMPSVSGFELLKIVKQRYPGTIRIILSGYADENLVFRALQTNIAKLYILKPWDNERLKQIIKNIFELEDLMKAKKCLEIVNNIDYIPTLKNLYLKITKTIEEELGIDNIISAIEEDPAISSKILQVANSAFYNLKTASVKQAVVCLGLVNVRNIILNTTIFECLQDGSTKSLLWQHANIANNVFYYLYDNIMKKRVHDSYASAGLLHGIGQLILLKTYPKKYIEYLSVIKEEKGPIDHQKFELELFGISHPELGAVLLNWWDIPYPVVEAALFHHQPYDERIIHKELVCAVNIACYCAWDILGIHSLQEYPLYSIKYLNLDEYICEEIKAWFLNNHYKKE from the coding sequence ATGTCAAAATCAATTCTGTTCGTTGATGATGAGATAAATATATTAAAGGCTCTTAATAGAGCATTTTTGGATGAGGACTATGAACTATTTTTTGCACAGAACGCTGAAGAAGCATTAAAAATTATGGAAGAAAATTACATAAATTTAATAGTAGCTGACATGAGGATGCCAAGCGTTTCTGGGTTTGAACTGCTAAAAATAGTTAAACAAAGATATCCAGGTACAATTCGTATAATTTTAAGTGGATATGCTGACGAAAATCTCGTTTTTAGGGCTCTTCAAACAAACATAGCAAAGCTTTATATTCTAAAACCATGGGATAATGAAAGACTTAAACAAATAATTAAAAATATATTCGAGTTAGAAGATTTAATGAAAGCTAAGAAATGCTTAGAAATAGTAAACAACATTGATTATATTCCTACATTGAAGAACTTATATCTCAAAATTACAAAGACGATAGAAGAGGAATTAGGTATAGACAATATTATAAGTGCTATTGAAGAAGACCCTGCAATCTCCTCCAAAATATTACAGGTTGCCAATTCAGCTTTTTACAATTTAAAAACTGCCTCTGTAAAACAAGCTGTAGTCTGTTTGGGGTTAGTAAATGTTAGGAATATAATTTTGAATACAACTATTTTCGAGTGTTTACAAGATGGAAGTACCAAATCATTGTTATGGCAACATGCTAATATCGCAAATAATGTATTTTATTACTTGTATGATAATATTATGAAAAAAAGAGTACATGACTCTTACGCCTCTGCAGGTTTACTTCATGGAATTGGACAATTGATTTTGCTTAAAACATATCCTAAAAAATACATAGAGTATCTTTCTGTCATAAAAGAAGAAAAGGGACCAATTGATCATCAAAAATTTGAACTTGAATTATTTGGCATTTCCCATCCGGAGTTAGGAGCAGTATTGTTAAATTGGTGGGATATACCATATCCTGTAGTAGAAGCTGCTCTTTTTCATCACCAGCCCTATGATGAGAGGATTATTCACAAAGAGTTGGTTTGTGCGGTTAATATTGCATGTTATTGCGCATGGGATATTTTAGGAATTCATAGTTTGCAAGAGTATCCACTTTACTCTATCAAATATTTAAATCTTGATGAATATATTTGTGAGGAAATTAAAGCATGGTTTTTAAATAATCACTATAAAAAAGAATAA
- a CDS encoding response regulator produces the protein MKKYTVLFVDDEENILSALKRALIDEEYRCLFAKSGDEALKILEKENVQVIVADMKMPEMDGLTLLKIVKQKYPKIVRVVLSGFTQLPQVLAAINQAGIFRFITKPWNVEEELKIVINQALEYYVIQEEKEQLTKTLEKRNEMYVNVLRATEKKFKELKQNFDVLRDIISYQDSYIIQLLKADRKKDIVIFLLENMKRTISNYISMLPIYPIKFNVEKLVRDLSKTIEERFEGNSNIKIEVKDETKEYTFEGFYGVLLFTLIEIMMVIIQFDLDAFAVISIDCIDSKLIIIISIPTKIEEKLLLYLLSLTPFASVLKGTLKIDTQKGKNIDIQIECTFDYVEKNIN, from the coding sequence ATGAAGAAATACACAGTATTATTTGTTGATGATGAAGAAAACATATTGAGTGCTTTAAAAAGGGCTTTGATAGATGAGGAATATAGGTGTCTTTTTGCAAAAAGTGGGGATGAAGCATTGAAGATATTAGAAAAGGAAAATGTTCAAGTTATAGTTGCTGACATGAAAATGCCAGAAATGGATGGGCTTACTCTACTCAAAATTGTAAAACAAAAATATCCTAAGATAGTTAGAGTTGTATTATCAGGATTTACACAGCTTCCTCAAGTTTTGGCTGCTATCAACCAAGCAGGAATCTTTAGATTTATCACAAAGCCATGGAATGTGGAAGAAGAACTCAAAATAGTCATAAATCAAGCATTAGAGTACTATGTAATTCAAGAAGAGAAAGAGCAGCTGACAAAAACTCTTGAAAAAAGAAATGAGATGTATGTCAATGTTTTGAGAGCTACTGAAAAAAAATTTAAGGAGCTAAAGCAAAACTTTGACGTTTTAAGGGATATTATTTCCTACCAGGATTCATATATTATTCAGCTTTTAAAAGCGGACAGAAAGAAAGATATTGTTATCTTTTTGCTTGAGAATATGAAGAGAACTATTTCAAATTACATTTCGATGCTACCAATCTATCCAATAAAGTTTAACGTAGAGAAGTTAGTGAGAGATCTAAGTAAAACTATAGAAGAAAGATTTGAGGGAAATAGCAATATCAAAATAGAAGTAAAAGATGAGACCAAAGAATACACTTTTGAAGGATTTTACGGTGTATTGCTATTTACCTTAATTGAGATTATGATGGTTATAATTCAATTTGACTTAGATGCCTTTGCCGTTATAAGCATTGACTGTATTGATAGTAAATTAATTATAATAATTTCGATTCCAACAAAAATAGAAGAAAAGCTACTTTTATATTTGCTTTCTCTCACTCCTTTTGCATCTGTGTTGAAAGGAACTCTAAAAATTGATACGCAAAAGGGGAAAAATATTGATATACAAATCGAATGTACATTTGACTACGTTGAAAAAAACATTAATTAA
- the leuC gene encoding 3-isopropylmalate dehydratase large subunit, translating into MSKPMTMSQKILAYHAGKEYVEPGDLIFANVDLVLGNDVTTPVAIKEFEKIGVDKVFDKDKITIVPDHFTPNKDIKSAQQCKMVREFAKKYDITNYFEVGEMGIEHALLPEKGLVVPGDLVIGADSHTCTYGALGAFSTGIGSTDMACAMATGKCWFKVPEAIKFVLYGKKTGWTSGKDIILHIIGMIGVDGALYKSMEYTGEGLKSLSMDDRFTIANMAIEAGAKNGIFEVDEKTIEYVKQHSTKPYKIFKADEDAEYSEVYEIDISKIRPTVAFPHLPENTKTIDEITEKIYIDQVVIGSCTNGRIEDLRIAAKILKGRKVKKGLRCIIFPATQNIYKQALKEGLIEIFIDAGCVVSTPTCGPCLGGHMGILAEGERALATTNRNFVGRMGHPNSEVYLSSPAIAAASAVLGYIGSPEELGMKGDEE; encoded by the coding sequence ATGTCAAAGCCGATGACAATGTCCCAAAAGATTTTGGCATACCATGCAGGCAAAGAATATGTTGAGCCAGGCGATTTGATATTTGCAAATGTTGACTTAGTTTTAGGAAATGATGTCACAACACCTGTGGCAATAAAAGAATTTGAAAAGATAGGTGTTGATAAGGTTTTTGACAAGGACAAAATTACAATAGTTCCAGATCATTTCACACCTAATAAAGATATAAAGTCTGCTCAGCAGTGCAAAATGGTGAGAGAATTTGCTAAAAAATATGACATTACAAATTATTTTGAAGTTGGCGAGATGGGTATTGAACATGCACTCTTGCCCGAAAAAGGCCTGGTTGTGCCGGGTGATTTGGTAATTGGTGCAGACTCTCATACATGCACATATGGGGCATTGGGTGCTTTTTCAACAGGAATTGGTTCTACTGACATGGCATGTGCAATGGCAACAGGAAAGTGCTGGTTCAAAGTTCCAGAAGCCATCAAGTTTGTCCTCTACGGCAAAAAAACTGGCTGGACATCAGGCAAAGATATTATCCTTCACATTATTGGTATGATAGGTGTTGATGGTGCACTTTATAAATCAATGGAGTATACAGGTGAGGGATTAAAATCTTTGTCTATGGATGACAGGTTTACAATTGCTAACATGGCAATTGAAGCAGGTGCAAAAAATGGTATATTTGAGGTTGATGAAAAGACAATTGAGTATGTAAAACAGCACTCTACAAAGCCTTATAAAATTTTCAAGGCAGATGAAGATGCAGAGTATTCAGAAGTTTACGAGATTGACATCTCAAAGATAAGGCCAACAGTTGCATTTCCACATCTTCCTGAGAACACAAAGACAATTGATGAGATAACAGAAAAGATTTATATTGACCAGGTTGTAATTGGCTCCTGTACAAATGGCAGAATTGAAGATTTGAGGATTGCAGCAAAGATTTTAAAAGGTAGAAAGGTCAAAAAGGGTCTACGTTGTATCATCTTCCCAGCAACACAGAATATCTATAAGCAGGCATTAAAAGAAGGGCTTATTGAAATCTTCATTGATGCAGGTTGTGTTGTTTCAACTCCAACATGTGGGCCTTGTCTTGGAGGACACATGGGAATTTTGGCAGAAGGCGAGAGAGCTTTAGCTACAACAAACAGGAACTTTGTTGGCAGAATGGGTCACCCCAATAGTGAAGTTTATCTATCATCACCTGCAATTGCAGCAGCATCAGCAGTACTTGGCTATATCGGATCACCTGAAGAGCTTGGAATGAAAGGAGATGAAGAATAG
- the leuD gene encoding 3-isopropylmalate dehydratase small subunit has product MIFKGKAHKYYDNIDTDVIIPARYLNTSDPAELAKHCLEDLDKEFVNKVKKGDILVAGRNFGCGSSREHAPIAIKACGVSCVIAKSFARIFYRNAINIGLPIVECEEAVDGIEAGDEVEVDLVKGIIKNLTKNKEFKAKPFPEFMQNIMKAGGLIEFVKGELKKDAWDSCNSW; this is encoded by the coding sequence ATGATTTTTAAAGGGAAAGCTCACAAGTATTATGATAACATTGATACAGACGTTATTATTCCTGCAAGATATCTTAACACATCTGACCCGGCTGAACTTGCAAAACACTGTTTGGAAGATTTGGATAAAGAATTTGTGAACAAGGTCAAAAAAGGGGATATCTTGGTTGCAGGTAGAAACTTTGGCTGTGGTTCGTCAAGAGAGCATGCGCCAATTGCAATAAAAGCGTGTGGAGTTTCATGTGTTATTGCTAAATCTTTTGCAAGGATATTTTACAGGAATGCCATAAATATTGGCCTTCCAATTGTTGAGTGCGAAGAGGCAGTAGATGGTATAGAAGCTGGAGATGAGGTTGAGGTTGACCTTGTAAAAGGTATTATAAAAAACCTTACAAAAAACAAGGAATTTAAAGCAAAACCATTTCCTGAGTTTATGCAAAATATCATGAAAGCAGGCGGGCTTATAGAGTTTGTAAAAGGAGAGTTGAAAAAAGATGCATGGGATAGCTGTAATTCCTGGTGA
- the leuB gene encoding 3-isopropylmalate dehydrogenase → MHGIAVIPGDGIGPEVIEQALLVLDKVSSKFGVKFEYIFIDAGGCAIDKYGVPIREEDLELVKKCEATLLGAVGGPKWDGLPGNLRPEQALLKLRGGLKVYANLRPAVLYDELKDSSPLKKEIVDKGIDILVVRELIGGMYFGPKGREVKDGDEVAYDTEVYSKSEVRRIAKVAFEAARKRKKKVTSVDKANILESSRLWRETVEEVAKDYPDVELSHMYVDNASMQLVKDPSQFDVILTSNMFGDILSDEASMIVGSIGMLASASLGEGSVGLYEPIHGTAPDIAGQDLANPIATILSAAMMLRYSFDMEDAAKAIENAVKIALKEGYRTKDIYTENCKLVGTKQMGKIICENI, encoded by the coding sequence ATGCATGGGATAGCTGTAATTCCTGGTGATGGAATAGGTCCTGAAGTCATCGAGCAGGCACTTCTTGTTCTTGACAAAGTGTCTTCAAAGTTTGGGGTTAAATTTGAGTACATTTTTATTGACGCTGGCGGATGTGCAATCGACAAGTATGGTGTACCAATTAGAGAGGAAGATTTGGAACTTGTTAAAAAATGTGAGGCAACATTATTGGGTGCTGTTGGTGGACCAAAGTGGGATGGTCTTCCCGGAAATTTGAGACCTGAACAAGCTCTTTTGAAGCTCAGAGGGGGACTAAAAGTTTATGCAAACCTGAGGCCTGCTGTGCTGTATGATGAGCTAAAAGACTCATCCCCACTCAAAAAAGAGATTGTAGACAAGGGCATTGATATTCTGGTTGTCAGAGAGTTAATTGGTGGTATGTACTTTGGTCCAAAAGGAAGAGAAGTAAAAGATGGCGATGAAGTAGCTTATGACACAGAGGTGTATTCAAAAAGTGAAGTTAGAAGAATTGCAAAGGTTGCGTTCGAAGCTGCCAGAAAGAGAAAGAAAAAAGTAACCTCTGTTGACAAGGCAAACATCCTGGAGTCTTCAAGGCTCTGGAGAGAAACTGTTGAAGAGGTTGCAAAAGATTATCCGGATGTGGAGCTTTCTCACATGTATGTTGACAATGCGTCAATGCAGCTTGTGAAAGACCCATCACAATTTGATGTGATACTTACTTCTAATATGTTTGGAGATATCTTGTCAGATGAAGCATCAATGATTGTAGGTTCAATTGGGATGCTTGCCTCAGCTTCACTTGGCGAGGGCAGTGTGGGACTTTACGAGCCAATTCATGGCACTGCCCCAGACATTGCAGGGCAAGATTTAGCAAACCCAATCGCAACAATTTTGTCTGCTGCAATGATGCTGCGTTACAGCTTTGACATGGAAGATGCTGCAAAGGCTATAGAGAATGCTGTGAAGATTGCTCTCAAAGAAGGGTATAGGACAAAGGATATCTACACTGAAAATTGTAAGCTTGTTGGAACAAAGCAGATGGGAAAAATCATTTGTGAAAATATCTAA
- a CDS encoding aldo/keto reductase — MNYRPFGKTDFKVSALGFGAMRLPILGSDYSKIDEEKAIEMLQYAMDNGINYIDTAYVYHGGNSEVVVGKALKGGYREKVKIATKLPVWQVNGLDDAERILDEQLKRLNTSYIDFYLLHALNKDHWKKLKEINIFKWIEKVLNEGKIKYIGFSFHDDLNTFKEIVDSYNWTFCQIQYNILNRNYQAGEEGLKYAASKGLAVVIMEPLLGGRLAKEPPHEIKQLWEKAHIKRTPVEWALAWLWNQKEVSVVLSGMSTLEQVKQNIEYASKYNIGCLTVEELELVEKVAQKYNELRKVNCTECKYCMPCPQGIDIPWNFNIYNQASMYNMFEEMKNDYLKKEKERAENCIECGVCETKCPQNLPIRKLLKEVAAYFSK, encoded by the coding sequence ATGAATTATAGGCCCTTTGGAAAGACCGATTTCAAAGTATCAGCTCTTGGTTTTGGCGCAATGCGGCTTCCTATTTTAGGCAGTGACTATTCAAAGATTGATGAGGAAAAGGCAATTGAGATGCTGCAATATGCAATGGACAATGGAATCAATTACATTGACACAGCGTATGTATACCACGGGGGGAACAGTGAAGTTGTGGTTGGTAAAGCTTTGAAAGGGGGATATAGAGAAAAGGTCAAGATTGCAACAAAACTACCTGTCTGGCAAGTAAATGGCCTCGATGACGCTGAGAGAATTTTAGATGAGCAACTAAAAAGACTTAATACAAGCTATATTGACTTTTATCTTTTGCATGCTCTCAACAAGGATCACTGGAAAAAGCTAAAAGAGATAAACATTTTCAAATGGATAGAAAAAGTTCTCAATGAAGGCAAAATAAAATATATAGGATTTTCATTCCATGACGATTTGAATACCTTCAAGGAAATAGTAGATAGCTACAACTGGACATTCTGCCAGATTCAGTATAATATTCTTAACAGAAACTATCAAGCGGGAGAAGAGGGTTTAAAGTATGCTGCATCAAAAGGGTTAGCAGTTGTCATTATGGAGCCGCTTTTAGGCGGAAGACTTGCAAAAGAACCACCTCATGAGATAAAACAGCTTTGGGAAAAAGCCCATATCAAAAGAACACCTGTTGAGTGGGCTTTGGCATGGCTTTGGAATCAGAAGGAAGTATCAGTTGTTTTAAGTGGTATGAGCACATTAGAGCAGGTAAAGCAAAATATCGAATATGCAAGCAAATACAATATTGGGTGCCTCACAGTCGAAGAACTTGAGCTTGTTGAAAAGGTTGCACAAAAGTACAATGAACTGAGGAAGGTCAACTGTACTGAGTGCAAGTATTGTATGCCATGTCCACAGGGTATTGACATTCCGTGGAATTTTAATATTTACAATCAGGCAAGCATGTACAATATGTTTGAAGAGATGAAAAATGACTATTTAAAGAAGGAAAAAGAGAGAGCTGAAAATTGTATAGAATGTGGGGTATGTGAGACAAAATGTCCACAAAATCTTCCAATTAGAAAGCTTTTGAAAGAGGTTGCAGCTTATTTTTCAAAGTAA
- the rpsF gene encoding 30S ribosomal protein S6 has translation MVERKYETVFIISPTLDDEARANLIEKFKNLISSNGQLLTVEEWGKRRLAYKIDKHAEGYYVLMQFISKPEFPRELERVYRITDGVIRFLIVKLEK, from the coding sequence GTGGTTGAGAGAAAATATGAAACAGTGTTTATTATAAGCCCCACACTGGACGATGAGGCAAGAGCAAACCTCATCGAAAAGTTCAAAAACCTTATCTCAAGCAATGGGCAGCTTCTTACAGTAGAAGAGTGGGGCAAAAGAAGGCTTGCGTACAAGATTGACAAGCACGCAGAAGGGTATTATGTGCTGATGCAATTTATAAGCAAGCCTGAGTTCCCACGCGAGCTTGAGAGGGTTTACAGAATTACAGATGGGGTTATCAGGTTTTTGATTGTAAAGCTCGAAAAGTAA
- a CDS encoding single-stranded DNA-binding protein: protein MNKVILMGRLTRDPEFRLTANNTPVANFTLAVNRRFRRENDQDADFIPIVAWSRLAEFSKNYLKKGRQVVVIGRLQLRTWDDESNRRHYITEVIAEEIYFAEPKPKDVPAEAEADVKEEDILPDLDEEILDSELENFFEEDIGTSSKLDLDENPEDDLPF, encoded by the coding sequence TTGAATAAAGTTATTTTAATGGGTCGCTTAACGCGCGACCCTGAGTTTAGATTAACCGCTAACAATACCCCCGTTGCAAATTTTACATTAGCAGTAAACAGAAGGTTTAGAAGAGAAAATGATCAGGATGCTGATTTTATACCTATTGTTGCATGGAGCAGGCTTGCCGAGTTTTCAAAGAATTACTTGAAAAAAGGCAGGCAGGTAGTTGTAATAGGAAGACTGCAGCTTAGAACATGGGATGATGAGTCAAATCGACGACATTATATTACAGAGGTAATTGCAGAGGAGATATACTTTGCAGAACCAAAGCCCAAAGATGTTCCAGCAGAGGCTGAGGCAGATGTAAAAGAGGAAGATATCCTGCCAGACTTAGACGAAGAGATACTTGACAGTGAACTTGAAAACTTCTTTGAGGAGGATATAGGTACCTCTTCGAAACTGGATCTTGACGAAAATCCAGAAGATGATTTGCCGTTTTAA
- the rpsR gene encoding 30S ribosomal protein S18: MTNQNQSQTQTTQTVEKVSSRQKKKKRVCSFCVERIYDIDYKDVNRLKKFLTERGKIMPRRTTGNCARHQRQLTRAIKRARILALLPFIVE, translated from the coding sequence TTGACAAATCAAAATCAGAGCCAAACCCAGACTACTCAGACTGTAGAAAAGGTAAGCTCAAGACAAAAGAAGAAGAAAAGAGTTTGCTCTTTTTGTGTTGAAAGAATATATGACATAGACTACAAGGATGTAAATAGATTGAAAAAGTTCCTCACTGAAAGAGGCAAGATTATGCCAAGAAGAACAACAGGAAACTGTGCAAGACATCAAAGACAGCTAACAAGGGCAATTAAAAGAGCAAGAATCTTGGCACTTTTGCCGTTTATAGTTGAATAA
- a CDS encoding LacI family DNA-binding transcriptional regulator, producing MIKIPATIKDIARYTGLSIATISKYLNGGNVLEKNRILIEEAIKALDFEVNEIARGLRTNKTMTVGVLIPVFEQFFSTIISSLETILLETGYSVVVCDYKDDEKLEKERFDFLYKKRVDALVVVPTSLRGCDIRKIVKRDIPIIAIDRPIPDYECDTIVVNNFEISYKAVEKLITMGHRKIGIICGPQNIYTAKERLRGYIEAHKNYNVEIDEGYIKFSDYHSMESGFKRMMELLEKDDPPTAVFITNYDMTVGSVIAMNEKDVKIPDELSVIGFDSIEIARMVKPPLSLVLQPTEEIGKAAAELILKRLKGDKSDFPLFKKLDAQLLIKKSIREIKC from the coding sequence GTGATAAAAATTCCAGCCACCATCAAAGACATTGCTCGCTACACAGGCTTGTCAATTGCAACAATTTCAAAATACTTAAATGGAGGAAATGTGCTTGAAAAAAATAGAATATTGATTGAAGAAGCCATAAAAGCCTTGGATTTTGAAGTGAATGAGATTGCTAGAGGCTTGAGGACAAACAAGACTATGACCGTGGGTGTGCTTATCCCTGTATTTGAGCAATTCTTCAGCACTATTATTTCAAGCTTAGAAACAATCTTGCTTGAAACAGGCTATAGCGTTGTTGTGTGCGACTATAAAGATGACGAAAAATTAGAAAAGGAGAGATTTGATTTTCTTTATAAAAAAAGAGTAGATGCTCTTGTAGTTGTTCCCACTTCTTTGAGGGGTTGTGATATAAGAAAAATTGTAAAAAGAGATATTCCAATAATAGCAATTGATAGGCCAATTCCAGATTATGAGTGTGATACAATTGTTGTAAACAATTTTGAAATTTCATACAAAGCGGTGGAAAAACTTATCACCATGGGACATAGAAAAATTGGCATAATATGCGGCCCGCAAAATATTTATACAGCAAAGGAAAGACTGAGGGGTTACATTGAAGCACACAAGAATTATAACGTGGAAATAGACGAGGGATATATAAAATTTAGTGATTATCACAGCATGGAATCAGGATTTAAGAGGATGATGGAACTTTTAGAGAAAGATGATCCTCCCACTGCAGTATTTATTACAAATTACGATATGACTGTTGGAAGTGTAATTGCTATGAATGAAAAGGATGTTAAAATTCCCGATGAACTTTCTGTTATTGGATTTGACAGCATTGAAATAGCAAGAATGGTAAAACCACCTCTATCTTTAGTACTACAACCAACAGAGGAAATTGGCAAGGCTGCAGCTGAACTTATTTTAAAGAGACTAAAAGGTGATAAAAGCGATTTCCCTCTCTTTAAAAAGTTGGATGCACAACTTTTGATAAAAAAGTCTATAAGAGAGATTAAATGTTGA
- a CDS encoding L-fucose isomerase, which produces MSNERLNVFIGEKRFVEDYPKVGIRPTIDGRYGGVRESLEEQTWRLAKSVAEFIEKNVYLPNGGKVKCVLPPRCIGGVVEARMADELFKKEGVGLSITVTPCWCYGSETMDMTLDIPKAVWGFNGTERPGAVYLAAVSAAHNQKGLPVFKIYGKDVQDKDDFSIPQDVQEKILKFVKSALAVSIMKNKSYLSIGNVSMGIAGSIVDPDFFEDYLGMRVEYVDMSEIIRRIEEKIYDQEEFERAIQWVRNNCKEGEDPNPPEKRVDRKKKDEVWEFVVKMAIITRDLMIGNKKLEALGYPEEALGHNAILAGFQGQRQWTDHFPNGDFMETILNSSFDWNGLRQPYILATENDSLNGVCMLFGHLLTNTAQIFADVRTYWSEGAIYRVTGWKPEGLAQNGVIHLINSGSAALDGTGQQEIDGKPAIKPFWEITEEEVRKCLETTRFCYANLGYFRGGGFSTKFVTRGGMPVTISRLNIVKGLGPVLQIAEGWTVELPPNVHEILDRRTDPTWPTTWFVPKLTGKGAFKSAYSVMENWGANHCAITYGHVGDLFITLATMLRIPVCMHNVEEERIFRPSAWSAFGTEDLEGADFRACKNFGPLYKK; this is translated from the coding sequence ATGTCAAATGAAAGATTGAATGTTTTTATAGGTGAAAAAAGATTTGTTGAAGATTACCCCAAGGTGGGTATAAGACCAACTATAGATGGAAGATATGGTGGAGTAAGGGAATCACTGGAAGAGCAGACATGGAGATTAGCAAAATCGGTAGCAGAATTTATTGAAAAGAATGTTTATTTGCCAAATGGGGGGAAGGTAAAGTGTGTGCTTCCACCTCGATGCATTGGTGGTGTTGTTGAAGCAAGAATGGCAGATGAACTTTTCAAGAAAGAAGGAGTTGGCCTTTCTATAACAGTCACGCCCTGCTGGTGTTATGGTTCCGAAACAATGGACATGACACTGGATATTCCAAAAGCTGTATGGGGATTTAATGGTACAGAAAGACCGGGTGCTGTATATCTTGCTGCAGTGTCGGCCGCTCACAATCAAAAAGGGTTACCTGTCTTTAAGATATATGGGAAGGATGTTCAAGACAAAGATGATTTTTCAATTCCTCAAGATGTCCAAGAAAAGATTTTAAAGTTTGTAAAAAGTGCTTTAGCAGTTTCTATAATGAAAAATAAGTCCTATCTTTCAATTGGAAACGTGTCGATGGGAATTGCAGGTTCTATTGTTGACCCTGACTTTTTTGAAGACTATCTTGGGATGAGAGTTGAGTATGTTGACATGTCAGAGATAATAAGGCGAATAGAAGAAAAGATATACGACCAAGAAGAATTTGAAAGGGCAATACAGTGGGTGAGGAATAATTGTAAGGAAGGAGAAGATCCTAATCCACCAGAGAAAAGAGTTGACAGAAAAAAGAAGGATGAGGTATGGGAATTTGTGGTCAAGATGGCTATAATAACAAGAGATTTAATGATTGGTAACAAAAAGCTTGAAGCATTAGGTTATCCCGAAGAAGCACTTGGACATAATGCAATTTTAGCAGGATTTCAAGGACAGCGGCAGTGGACAGATCATTTTCCAAACGGTGATTTTATGGAAACAATTCTCAACTCCTCATTTGACTGGAATGGACTGAGACAGCCCTACATACTTGCAACTGAGAATGATAGCTTAAACGGTGTATGTATGTTATTTGGGCATCTTCTTACAAATACAGCTCAAATTTTTGCAGACGTTCGAACATATTGGAGCGAAGGTGCTATTTATAGAGTTACTGGATGGAAACCAGAAGGACTTGCTCAAAATGGGGTTATTCATCTTATAAATTCAGGTTCAGCAGCACTGGACGGAACAGGTCAGCAAGAGATTGACGGCAAGCCTGCTATAAAACCTTTCTGGGAAATCACTGAAGAAGAAGTTAGAAAGTGTTTAGAAACAACAAGATTCTGTTATGCAAATTTGGGCTATTTTAGAGGTGGCGGATTTTCAACAAAATTTGTGACAAGAGGTGGTATGCCTGTTACAATCTCAAGATTAAATATTGTTAAAGGGTTGGGACCTGTTCTTCAGATTGCAGAAGGCTGGACAGTAGAACTTCCTCCAAATGTTCATGAAATACTTGACAGAAGGACAGACCCGACATGGCCAACCACATGGTTTGTACCAAAACTAACTGGCAAGGGAGCATTTAAGAGCGCATACTCTGTGATGGAAAACTGGGGAGCAAATCACTGTGCGATAACCTATGGACATGTAGGTGATTTGTTTATCACATTGGCAACTATGTTAAGGATTCCAGTGTGCATGCACAATGTAGAAGAAGAAAGAATATTCAGACCAAGTGCTTGGAGTGCGTTTGGAACAGAAGACTTAGAAGGTGCAGATTTTAGAGCATGCAAGAATTTTGGGCCACTTTATAAGAAATAA